The Chitinivibrio alkaliphilus ACht1 region GTACAGGCCCTTGACATTCATTTACAGCTGTTGTAACAGGTTACAACAGCTGTATCGATAGGTTAAACAGCAAAAACAACACAAGCACACTGAGCAATTCATGATTCAGGGTTCGATAGAGCCGTGTGCTGGCAAAACGATGGGCGGCGGGAAGAATAGTGAAAAGTCGTTTCCCTGTATAGAGTGCGCTAACAAGGACAAGACTGTGCACTCCAATTTTAGAAAGTGGCATGGGAGAGAAGTGCGGGGTGAGTATCCCGTAGGCGGCGATAAGCGCTGAAAAAAAGAGGAGTGTTAGCAGTATCTGTGACCACCGTGCTTGTTTCCAGCAGATCCGATAGGAAAATTTAGAAAAGCCCCCGAGCAGAAGATAGGACGCTATGAGAAAGATTGCCGTTATGAGGGGGTTATCTTTGATAGCAGGCTCTTTAAGATAGGCCGTGGCAGCAGGAAAAAGGGCTGCCGTAAGCAGTCCTCCCCCTATGAGCACCCCAAAAAGCGGGGGAGAGAGCACAATCGCTTCATTGGGATTCTCGCCTGTGTCATCGCTCTGCGGCAACGTTGGGTCGATGCACTGATGGGATACTATAAAAAGGACACTTTTGTATGCACTGTGCAGTACCATGTAGAAAAAGGCAGCCTGCACTGCTCCTGAGATACAGAGTATGAGTACTGTGGAAACGGTGACCGGAGTTGCTGCAGCAATCATATAGCGGAATCGATCTTCGAAAAAAGCAAAGAGGGAGACTAGAAAAATGGTCAAGGCTGCAAAAATTTGGAGTGCTTCGGGGATGGTAGAGAGCCCTGCTGCCTCTGCAGGAATAAGGACAAAATAGTAGAAACCGTACACCGAGGTAAATGTACTGAAGCTGGAGAGAAATGATGAGACAAGGGTGGGCGCAGCTCCATGACAGGGTCCCGGCCATGATGATACGGGAAATATACCACCCTTAATGAGAAAGACCATGGAAAGCAGCATGAGAAGAAACAGACTGTGTTCGGGATGCGCTGTGGTAAAGGCAGGCAGTTCTGTATAGGTAAAATAGTAGCCTGATCGAAACCACACAATTACCGCGGCGAGGAGAAAGGTTGCTCCTAAGGAGCCAAAAAACATATACTTAATTGAAGCATAATAGTCTTTGTTCAGTGCAATAAGAACATATGCGGCCATAATCATGAGTTCAAAAAAAACAAAGAAGTTAAAGATGTCTCCACTGACAACAATGCCCGTACAGCCCGTAAGATAAAACAGGAAGATGACCCGTGCATATAAGGTTGGAAGCTGAGAAAGATGAAATATGCTCAGACAGAGAGGAATAAGCAGGGTCATCAGAAAGTATGCCTTGGTGTGATCCATGAAAAAATGGATGGAGTAGGGGAGCTCACTGAGGGCGATGGTAACGGTGAGGGAGTGCCTAAGAATGAGCAGGATGAGCATGAGTTGTGCCGTGGCAAGAATTCCCATGGTGAGGGGCAGCAGAATGCGGGAAAGATCTTTTTTTCCTACATAGTAGAAGGCAATAAGCAGGATGGCCCCTCCCACAGGAATTGTGGGGAGGATCATGGTGAGGGTTCGTGCCATTGCTTCAGGGGCAGGGGGGTGTAGGAAAAATTGGAGTATCTCTGCAAATAGGTTCATAGAAGGTCACCTGTGTCAATACTGCCGGTTTTCGTATGGAGATTTACAATTAACACAACGGCAAGGGCATTAAAGCATACGCTAATTACAATGGCCGTGAGCATTAAGGCTTGGGGCAGCGGGTTTACCATGTTTGCAGGATCATGATACAGGAGAGGGGGGTAGTCACCCTGCACATAGCCGGCACGGAGAAAGGCAAGGATGATGACTGCATCAACCATGCTGAGGCACATGAGCTTACGAATAAGATTCGTGTGGGTAAGAAGGCCGTACAAGGCGACCCCGGCAATCAAGAAATAGATCATAGATGACTCCTGAGGCTTTTAATGCCAAATACGGTGAGTACCACCACAATAACTTCTAGGAAGGTATCAAAAATGCGTGGTCCCAGGTAGACAAGGGTGACGACATTTGTAATGCGTACCTGTTCTGCAACTGCAGCAAGTTCCTCCACCATCTCCCCCCGCTCAATACCGGCATAAAAGGTGTAATTTCGTATAAGAAAGAGGGCCCATATTAATAATAGGACCACCATAATGTTCCGCATTATATCTCTACGGGATGTATTACTCATCAAGCCACCCCGTAAAATTGCGGAAAATGAGTACCATGGATCCAAAGACCTCACAGAAAATTGCTAAACTGAGGATGTACATAAAGAGATTTGAAAATATCCCCTCCGAGGTCCCAAGATGATAGTAATAGCCAAAGGGGCCATTGCCCTGGGTAAATCCTGCAAAGAGAAAAAAGAGGAGCACAAGAAGTCCAAAGAGCTCGATGTGCGTGTAGAACGTATCAGGAAGAAATTTTTCTTCAAAGAGGAGCTCAAAGATAACAGCCACAGTACCGGCAATAACTCCCGCTTGGAAACCACCTCCGGGGTAAAAGGGGCCGTAGGTAAAGGTGTACAATCCAAAGATGAGGAGGATTGGCACGAGCTTACGAATACCGATATGAAGCAACTCTGAGTTTTCAAACTTCATAACGTGCTTCGTCCTCCCATAAATTCAATACAGGGAAGGAGGAGAAGAAACCCAATGTCACCGCCGGAAAAATCAATCCCTTGAGCGGTGAGAAGGGTTTTAAAGTTTTCATAGCTTTCTTGATCAGGAATTGCCGAGATGATTGTGCGATTATAGGTCATGGTATTGCCAAAAAACCGTTGAATTTCATTGAAGAGGGGAGAATTCTGTGAGGCAATGGTCTCCACCCCTTCTCCATCAAAAATGGATGTGTTAAAGAGTCCACACTCCATAAATATTTCCGCAAGAGGTTCGAGAAGCTCTTCTTTATCGAGGATAATTATGAGAATATTCATGGTTACACCAAATCAGAATCAAAGGATTTCACTGCAGCAATAAGCTCTTTGGGGCTCTGCTTTTTGACAGCCTCCTGGCCTTTTTCTCCAGAGAGAAACCGGCTGAGCCGGGCCATAAGGGAAAGATAGTGGTGGGACATACTTTCCGGCAAGAGAATAAGTATGATAAGGTCAAGGGGTGTTTTGCTAAATTTTGCGGTATGCGGGCAAAATCCAACGTTCATATGGATATTTGTTACCAAATTGGTGCGGGTATGACAGAGAAGTATGGATGAGTCGAGGAGTATCCCATGGGACAGGGCGCGTTCCCGCAGTAATTTCTTGATATGCTTTTTGGGGGGGATCTCTCCCTCTTCACCTAAGGCATGGAGAAGAAGCTCACGAATTGCCAGGGAGCGTTTTGGGCTGGTAATTTCAACAATATTTGATGAAGAAAGATAGGTATGTAATTGTATCATAGGATGTCCTTATGTTCCGGTTTTTTTATGGCAACAAGGTAGACAAGTGATGTAAGGCCGGCTCCGAGAGCCAGCTCCGTAAGAGCGATATCAGGGGCTTGCAAAAGCATATATAAAAAGCTCACAAAGAGAGAATACATACAGAGATAGAGCACGGCAATCCGTGATTCACGGGTAAAGACAACTGCACAACATGATAGAAGCAGAAGGATGCTCATAAGCAACTCAGCCATGGTGTTCCTCCTCGTCCTTCTGGGCATAAAAAAAAGAGAGACAGAGTAAGTGTACCGTAATGGGAGAGGTGGCAAGAATGAAGAGCATAATGAGGGCAATCTTGACTGCCTGTTCTGGAGAGTGAGAAGATATCATAAGGCCCATGAGGATGTTAATGAGGCCCACCACTGAGCATTTTGTAGCAGCATGGAAGCGGAGGAATATGTCGGGAAGAATAATCATTCCCACGGCACCCCAAAAGATAAAAAATACGCCGAATACGAAAAGAAGATTACTCACGGGGTGTCTCCTCATTGACAGGCTCTTCTGCTAGCTGATCAAAAAAAGAACGATCGCGTAAGAGGAGTCGGGAAAAGGCTATAACACTGGCAAAAGAGAGGAGCGCTAAGAGCAGTGCGATATCAAGATAGTAGGTAATATCATGGGTAATGGCAAGAATACAGAACAGTACCGTTAGTATACTCTGTACAACCGACGCTGCAAGGAGCCGGTCTTGAAATTCCGGTCCGATAAAAAGACGGACCGAGGAAAAAATAAGCAGGCCCATGAGGCTATAGAGGAGCCACGTCATCCGAAGAGCTTCCCGAGAAGACGCTCTTGCTTTCCCTTAATAATATTTCCCGCTATCACGGAGTGTGAATGGGGAATATCGAAGCAATGCACATAGAGAAATCGCCCCTCAAGCCAGAGGGTCATCGTGCCGGGGATGAGGGTGATGGTGTTGGCTAAAATGGCCCGGGAAATTTTTGACTTAAGGCGTGTTCGAATACGAACAATTCCCGGGGTGTTTTTCCGGGTTATCATCTGATAAATAAGTTGAAAACTGGCGGTGTAACTTTGAAAAATCAGGATGATTAAATAGAGGAAAAGAAGATCGAAACGATAGAGAAAACGGTACCGGCGAAGAATTTCGTTTTTATAAAAATAAGAGTGTACGAGTAGGGCCGTTATAAGAGAGTAGACAGTTCCTGTGACAAGGGTTGGCAAGGAAAGGTCGAAGGTGAGTAGTATCCAAAGAATTAAACAAAAAAAGGCAAGAAAGGCTATTTTTAAGGCAAAGAAGAGTCGTTTTCCTAAGACAAAACGCATAGGTTGCTTCTCCGATTCGGAACATCCTGTGGAGGAAAATATAAATTACGGGAGGCTGTGAGGGGGGCTATTTTATAGAGAGCATGTCACAGGTGTATTCTCTCAGATCCTTTGTGCAGACGGATCTCTTCATACTGGATGGATCTTGCCTCTCAGGCAGTGGCCGTCACAACACGGTCGCGACCAGCCAGATCAGGATGGCATGAGATGGTATTCCACTGAGCCTGGTGCAGTATGGCCGGAACGTCGGTTCCTTGATCCCACCCAATTTCAAGATAGAGTCGACCCTGGGGGTACAAGAGCTTTTTTCCCTTTTCCGCAAGATAGCGGTAAAAGTACAAGCCGTCTGTTCCCCCGTTGAGTGCGCCCAGGGGCTCATGAGCCCGCACAGATGTATCAAGGTTTGGTATTTCCTCCGCTGGAATATAGGGGGGGTTTGAGATGAGTATATCAAAGGACGCATGATCACGAAGGGCCGAAAAGGAATCTGAGGCGATAAGAGTAATGGCGGGATTACAATTTTCTTTCGCCGTAAGGAGTGCCTCCGGCGAGATGTCAACGGAGTAGATCTCCCATGTGGGGCGCTCTTCTCGAAGGGTTTCACAGATAATTCCACTTCCCGTGCCCAATTCAAGCACACGAAGCGGCTCCCGTCCCTCTTTTTCAAGACAAGTCAGTATGAGAGATTCCGTATCTTGACGAGGAATGAGTGTATGCGGTGAGACCCGGTAGGCTTTGTTAAAAAAGAAACACTCGCCCATACAATATGCGAGGGGAACCCCGCGGGCATACTCGTGACAAATCTTGTCAAGACGTTCCCGATATGCCTCTGGTATGGGGTCGGTAAGCGGGGGGGATGTAGGACGCAATACCGCATGGGGCCTGTGTGTGGTGATGTGTTCAAAGAGAATGTCGCAATCTTGCTGTACCGTGGGAGAGAAGGCAGAAATCTTTTCCTGAATATAAAAGTAAAACTCCTTAAGCGTCATCGCTTGGCTCGCCCGCCTTACGGAGTGATTCCTGCATGGCCTCCTGCGAAAGGGCATCTATGAAGTCATCGAGGTCACCGCCGAGAACCGATTCCAATTTGAATACAGAAAAATTGATCCGATGGTCTGTGACGCGCCCTTGTGGGTAGTTGTAGGTCCGTATTTTCTGGCTCCGGTCACCCGTACCAATCATACTCAGACGGCTTTCAGAATCCTCTTTCTGTTTCTTCTGCAGTTCGTGGTCATAGAGACGTGACTGAAGAATTTTCATGGCTTGTGCCTTGTTTTTATGCTGTGATTTTTCATCTTGGCAGGTGACGGTAATGTTTGTGGGAAGATGAATAATACGTACTGCGGAATCGGTGGTATTTACGGATTGTCCCCCCGGTCCACTCGAGCGGTAGTAGTCAATACGCAAATCATTCTTGTCAATCTCTATCTCTACTTCCTCTGCTTCGGGTAAGACAACCACCGATGCGGCGGAGGTGTGCACGCGCCCCTGGGATTCAGTTTTCGGCACTCGCTGTACGCGATGTACCCCTGACTCATATTTGAGGAGTCCGTAGGCTTTCTCCCCAGAGACCATGAGCATGCCTTCCTTGAGAGCATCGGGCTCACTGTAGTTGGTACTCATCACTTCCACGGAGAACCCCTTTTGCTCACAGAAACTGTGATACATACGCATGAGCTCGTTTGCAAACAGCCCTGCTTCAACACCACCTGTACCAGCGCGGATCTCGATAAGGGCATTTTTGAAATCAGCTGGATTCGTTGGAACAAGGAGTTTCTTCACCTCTTCTTCCAAGGAAGGAAGAGCTGCGTCTATTTCCTCTAACTCCATTTTGGCCATCTCCACCAGCTCTGGGTCCTTTTCCGAACGTAGCAGTTCAGAAGATTCCTGCCGGCGTTCCATAAACTCAAGATACTCTTTGAGCTTTGGTAGTTTGTTATTTAGATCGGTGTATTCCTGGCCGATGACCTTCATGCGATTTTGATCATTGGCGAAATCAGGATCAGCCATTTCTTTCTCAAGGGCAGCATGGCGTTTCAGAAAGGACTCTATTTTTTCTATCATGTAATTATTCTCCGTAGAAACAGAAAATGCGGAAGAGTGGCTCTCCCGCATTTATTTCGTGT contains the following coding sequences:
- the mnhG gene encoding monovalent cation/H(+) antiporter subunit G; this encodes MSNLLFVFGVFFIFWGAVGMIILPDIFLRFHAATKCSVVGLINILMGLMISSHSPEQAVKIALIMLFILATSPITVHLLCLSFFYAQKDEEEHHG
- the prfA gene encoding peptide chain release factor 1, with the translated sequence MIEKIESFLKRHAALEKEMADPDFANDQNRMKVIGQEYTDLNNKLPKLKEYLEFMERRQESSELLRSEKDPELVEMAKMELEEIDAALPSLEEEVKKLLVPTNPADFKNALIEIRAGTGGVEAGLFANELMRMYHSFCEQKGFSVEVMSTNYSEPDALKEGMLMVSGEKAYGLLKYESGVHRVQRVPKTESQGRVHTSAASVVVLPEAEEVEIEIDKNDLRIDYYRSSGPGGQSVNTTDSAVRIIHLPTNITVTCQDEKSQHKNKAQAMKILQSRLYDHELQKKQKEDSESRLSMIGTGDRSQKIRTYNYPQGRVTDHRINFSVFKLESVLGGDLDDFIDALSQEAMQESLRKAGEPSDDA
- a CDS encoding PTS sugar transporter subunit IIA; protein product: MIQLHTYLSSSNIVEITSPKRSLAIRELLLHALGEEGEIPPKKHIKKLLRERALSHGILLDSSILLCHTRTNLVTNIHMNVGFCPHTAKFSKTPLDLIILILLPESMSHHYLSLMARLSRFLSGEKGQEAVKKQSPKELIAAVKSFDSDLV
- the prmC gene encoding peptide chain release factor N(5)-glutamine methyltransferase; its protein translation is MTLKEFYFYIQEKISAFSPTVQQDCDILFEHITTHRPHAVLRPTSPPLTDPIPEAYRERLDKICHEYARGVPLAYCMGECFFFNKAYRVSPHTLIPRQDTESLILTCLEKEGREPLRVLELGTGSGIICETLREERPTWEIYSVDISPEALLTAKENCNPAITLIASDSFSALRDHASFDILISNPPYIPAEEIPNLDTSVRAHEPLGALNGGTDGLYFYRYLAEKGKKLLYPQGRLYLEIGWDQGTDVPAILHQAQWNTISCHPDLAGRDRVVTATA
- a CDS encoding monovalent cation/H+ antiporter complex subunit F; this translates as MTWLLYSLMGLLIFSSVRLFIGPEFQDRLLAASVVQSILTVLFCILAITHDITYYLDIALLLALLSFASVIAFSRLLLRDRSFFDQLAEEPVNEETPRE
- a CDS encoding Na+/H+ antiporter subunit E; amino-acid sequence: MRFVLGKRLFFALKIAFLAFFCLILWILLTFDLSLPTLVTGTVYSLITALLVHSYFYKNEILRRYRFLYRFDLLFLYLIILIFQSYTASFQLIYQMITRKNTPGIVRIRTRLKSKISRAILANTITLIPGTMTLWLEGRFLYVHCFDIPHSHSVIAGNIIKGKQERLLGKLFG
- a CDS encoding sodium:proton antiporter, giving the protein MIYFLIAGVALYGLLTHTNLIRKLMCLSMVDAVIILAFLRAGYVQGDYPPLLYHDPANMVNPLPQALMLTAIVISVCFNALAVVLIVNLHTKTGSIDTGDLL
- a CDS encoding Na(+)/H(+) antiporter subunit B, which gives rise to MAELLMSILLLLSCCAVVFTRESRIAVLYLCMYSLFVSFLYMLLQAPDIALTELALGAGLTSLVYLVAIKKPEHKDIL
- a CDS encoding proton-conducting transporter membrane subunit; its protein translation is MNLFAEILQFFLHPPAPEAMARTLTMILPTIPVGGAILLIAFYYVGKKDLSRILLPLTMGILATAQLMLILLILRHSLTVTIALSELPYSIHFFMDHTKAYFLMTLLIPLCLSIFHLSQLPTLYARVIFLFYLTGCTGIVVSGDIFNFFVFFELMIMAAYVLIALNKDYYASIKYMFFGSLGATFLLAAVIVWFRSGYYFTYTELPAFTTAHPEHSLFLLMLLSMVFLIKGGIFPVSSWPGPCHGAAPTLVSSFLSSFSTFTSVYGFYYFVLIPAEAAGLSTIPEALQIFAALTIFLVSLFAFFEDRFRYMIAAATPVTVSTVLILCISGAVQAAFFYMVLHSAYKSVLFIVSHQCIDPTLPQSDDTGENPNEAIVLSPPLFGVLIGGGLLTAALFPAATAYLKEPAIKDNPLITAIFLIASYLLLGGFSKFSYRICWKQARWSQILLTLLFFSALIAAYGILTPHFSPMPLSKIGVHSLVLVSALYTGKRLFTILPAAHRFASTRLYRTLNHELLSVLVLFLLFNLSIQLL
- a CDS encoding MnhB domain-containing protein: MKFENSELLHIGIRKLVPILLIFGLYTFTYGPFYPGGGFQAGVIAGTVAVIFELLFEEKFLPDTFYTHIELFGLLVLLFFLFAGFTQGNGPFGYYYHLGTSEGIFSNLFMYILSLAIFCEVFGSMVLIFRNFTGWLDE